A region of the Nitrospirota bacterium genome:
AACGTGAAGCCGGCGGCCGAGGGAGTCGAAGCCATCAATGTACCAGACGCCAAATCGGCGCTCGATGGCGCGAGAGACATTCTGATCGAACGTTTTGCGGAGACCGCCGAGCTGCTCGCCAAGTTGCGTGCTCGCCTCTGGGAACAGGGCGTCGTGACCTCCACTGTGATGAAGGACAAGGAATCGGCCCATGAAGAAAAGTTCAGGGATTACTACGCCTATTCTGAAACGATCCGCACGATTCCCTCGCATCGGGCGCTGGCGCTGTTCCGGGGCCGCACACTGGGGGTATTGAAGCTTGACTTGAACCTGGGCGAAGCACTTGAAGCGGTTGTGCCGCATCCCTGCATCGCAATGATCGCAGCCCATGTCGGGATTGAAGACCGCGGGCGCCTCGCTGACCAGTGGCTTATGGGTGTCTGCGATTGGGCCTGGCGTGTGAAGATACACCTGCAACTCTCAGTGGAATTGTTGCTGCAGTTGCGTGAAGCGGCTGAAACGGAAGCGATCAAGATTTTCGGCCGCAATCTGCACGAGCTGTTACTGGCTGCGCCGGCAGGGCCGAAAGCCGTGCTTGGCCTCGATCCAGGCATCCGCACTGGCTGCAAGGTGGCGGTCGTCGATGCGACCGGCAAGCTGCTGGAGACCACGACTATTTATCCTTTCCAGCCGCGCAACGATCGGCAGGGATCGCTGGCGACAGTGGCCCGGTTGGTTGTGCAGCATGGGGTCGAACTGATCTCGATCGGAAATGGGACCGGCAGCAGAGAGACAGACAAGCTGGCCGTTGAGGCGATCAACATGGTGGCGGTTCTGAAGCCGGAGCACAAAGTGGCGAAGATTGTGGTCAGCGAAGCAGGGGCCTCGGTCTATTCCGCTTCAGCCTTTGCTGCAGCCGAGTTTCCCGATCTGGATGTCAGCCTTCGAGGCGCTGTCTCAATTGCTCGGCGTCTGCAAGATCCGCTGGCTGAGCTGGTGAAGATCGACCCCAAGGCAATCGGGGTCGGCCAATATCAGCACGATGTGAACCAGAGGGCTCTGGCCCGTTCACTCGATGCGACGGTTGAAGATTGTGTCAATGCCGTGGGTGTGGACGTCAACAGGGCTTCGACGCCGCTGCTCGAACGGGTATCTGGTTTGAACAAGGCGTTGGCAAAAAACATTGTCGAGTATCGTGATGTGAACGGCCCATTTCCGAATCGCACCACGCTACGCAAGGTGCCGCGTATGGGAGACAAGACGTTCGAGCAGGCAGCCGGCTTTCTGCGAATTAACGATGGCGACAATCCGCTGGATCGTTCCTCGGTCCATCCGGAAGCCTATCCGGTGGTCGAACGGATTCTTGCACGCGTCAATAAGGGGATCGTGGATGTGATGGGTCAACCTGTTATTTTGAATGGATTGTCTCCAGCCGACTTCATCGATGAGAAGTTCGGTGTGCCGACGGTGAAGGACATTCTTGCCGAGTTGGAAAAACCGGGCCGCGATCCGCGTCCGGAATTCAAGACAGCCACATTCCAAGATGGTATTGAGTCTCTGACCGACCTGCACCCGGGCATGGTCCTTGAGGGGGTTGTGACGAATGTCGCTGCTTTCGGCGCCTTCGTCGATGTCGGGGTGCATCAAGACGGTCTAGTGCACGTGTCGGCTCTGGCGGATAAATTCATCAAGGATCCCCATGATGTCGTGAAGCCTGGCCAGATCGTGAAGGTGAAGGTGTTGGAGGTTGATGTGAAGCGCCAGCGCATTTCTCTGACGATGCGTCTCGACGAGGTACCGCCTCGTGTGCCGGCTGTGAGTCGCGCGTCGGTGGAGGCTTCTGCGGGAGCAGCCGGCAAGCAGCGTCACGGGCGCGTATCAGCACCGCAGCATGGTTCGGACCGCGAACCACAGCCGATCGGTACCATGGCGATGGCCATGGCACTGGCTCGCGCCAAACAGAAGAAGTAGAAGGGGGATCTTGCAGTCGGGCATCAGTCAAACGCGGTCCGCTACGGTTCCGGGGAATGACCGTCGCATCATTGCTCCGTCGGTTTACGGAATTGGGATGGATAATTCAGCTGAGAGGGGGCCTTCGTTTCCGGAAGTGTCGTAGGCCGTCACCACGAAGAAGTACGTGCTGCCTTTTTGGAGTCCGTCTGCTTCATAGCTGGTGCTGCTTGTCGGCAAGGTCGCGATGGGCGCGCCGTATTGACCGGAAGCAGTGCCTTGGTAAATCTTGTACCCTGCCAGATCCGTTTCTGGATTGGGATCCCATTGAAACTGTGCCGAGGCAGTGGCGATTGAGGCGGGGGTCGAACCAGCCGGCTCATTGGAGCCACCGCCGCTGCACGAAACCAACGGGAGGGCGAGGCTCATGCAAAAGATGAATCTGCCGATGAGGGATGTCATAACAGGTCTCCTTGCTGAAGCGGCCGATACAAAAGCCTGTGAAAGTTCTTGTGACAGAGGCGTGTCACGCAAGGGCTATGCCGAGGTGTCTACGATAGGGGCTTGGAAAAACAGTGACTTAGTAGAGAGGGGTTCATCAAAAAGTGAGTCCATCTTGCGCAGGTGACTGCAATTACAAACAGGTAGCGGAATGCTGATCTCATGGCCCGCTCATGGAATCGATACTGGGACAGTCGAATCTGCTACGGTTCGGCAACGTCGCAGGTGGAATTATCAGACCGCTGTACCGTCATCCTAAATACAGAATTTGCGCAGTGCTCTCCCGGTATCCGACTCCGCCTCCGGATTCATTCTGGTTCGTTATACGGTTTGTCGAGCGATTGGCCAAGCAGTTGGCGGAAGCGATCGACCAGGTCGAACACAACATCGCGCCTTACAGGAAAGCCGTCCTTGCTTCCACATTCGGCCCGACCCTCCGACGTCATCTCAAGGAACTCCAGCAAGCCCGCCAAACCTATGGGCCAGTGCGGATGAGTAAGGCGTGACCGGCATTTATTCTTCCCTCAGGTCTTCGCTACTATTGAACTATGAAAGCCAAGAGAGTGAGACAGAAGAAAGCGAAGATTGGGGTCGGCTCGTCACGAATCAAAGCTGTGCTCAAAGAGCTGCGCAAACAGTATGGGCCGATGCTGAAGCGGCTAGCAGATTGATAAGTTGGTGGGCTAAGAAAGGCGTCGATAGAGCTCGGCGTTCTTCTCTATCACACGCTTGGCAGCAGCGTGGAATGTGTCGTCGGGCTGGCCGATAAAGTCGTGAATGCAAAGCCGCACCATCTGCTCAACGGTCAACCCCTCGCGCTTGCTTAACTCTTCCATCCGCCGCATTTCTTCATCTGAGAGAGATATCGTGAGCGTTGCCATGACCGGCTCCTTTGCGTAGGATGCTGCGTCTTGTAATGCGGTCAATATAGGGGAAAGGACTCGTGAGGGCAAACCCTTGAAACTAACCCGCCGCCATGTCGAAGAGATTCGAAAAGCTCGCATGACCTACGGGCTCGTACAACTCAACAAGGCCTAATTGCCGAAGAGAAAAACTGATGGGGGTGGTTATGGCTCATCAGTTGGGTGGCGACGAGCATGCGTGCGCAGCAATGCCACGAAACCTTCTTGCTCGAAGTGCCGATCTGTGGTCAGAGCTTCCGAGAGGCGGCGTTCGCGCATTAGTAGCATCGAGCTACAATCGGTGAGACTGTAGCCCTTGTCAGGACGAGCCTTGTACAGCGCGAGACTGCGTATGAAGGTGCGCCGATTCATCGGCACCACGGTGACTTGTGGATTGTTCATGATCGCTTCGACCATCTGAACCGCGGCGGCACGGATATGAAGACCATTGTCGGCTAAGGCGTTGAGGAACTCGATGAGCACCAAGTCGGTCGTAAATAGACGACAAGGACTCAAGGCTTCGGAGATCTCGACGGCTCTCGTGTGATACTGGTCGAAGGAGTTGGTGAGAGCGATCCAATAGACCGTGTCCGCGAAGAGGCGTTTCACTCGGTGTGACTGCCGTACAGATAGTGGTCGTGATTGACAGAAATGTCGGTAGGAAGCTTGTGGAGATCGGACTCAGGTATGGTTCGCGCAATGCGTAGGAGTTCCTCCCACACAGGGCGAGATTTTTGACTACGAGAAACTTGTGCCCCTCGGCGGGCACGTTTCCGGTGCTTGGTCTTCGCTGGTGATCGTGCGCCCATGATGGCTAATTATAGCGGGGAAGATCCGACTTGTCTAAGACTGTTTCACGCTTGTCTGATGCCGAGAAATCAAAAACACGCCCGCACGACCTATCGGCCAGGGCGACTTGGGAAGGTGTGAATGTGTAGCGCTGGTGATTTACGACAGGCGGCGGTAGAGCTCGGCGTTTTTCTCCATCACCCGCTTGGCAGCGGCATGGAACGCGTCATCAGGTTGGCCAATGAAGTCGTGGATGCCGAGGCGCACCATCTGTTCGACGGTCAGGCCCTCGTGCTTGCCCAGCGCTTCCAGCCGCCGCATTTCTTCATCTGAGAGAGATATCGTGAGCGTCGCCATGACCGGCTCCTTCGCTTAGGATGCTGTGTCTCGTAATGGGGCCGGTATAAGTGAAAGGACTCACGAGGGCAAACTCTTGAGAGCAACCCGCCTCCATAAAGTATTTGATCCTTCGCTGATGTGAAATCAGTTCTGCTGAGCAAGAAGCCATTTTATGACTCCCCGTTTTGTCGCGTCCCACGCAGCGAGTGGTACATCATGAGCCTGCGGCCTGATTCCAAGTATTGGCTCGTCCACATCAAAGTTCCAGCCCCCGTGAACCAACCGGCTCCTGGCGTGGTAAACCTCCTCGTACAAGGTTTGAACAGCAGGGATTGGTTGAACGTATTGGCCCAGAAACTTTCTGAATTGTTTCGTGATCCCTCGTTGCTGCTTGCATTCAGCGCATTTCTCAGCGGGATCGAGAAGCGGCTCAATAGCGCTGACCAGAGAAACAACTTTTTGGGATGATTCGACGGTGGGCTTACAGGCTGCAGACAATGATGCACAAGAGCGCAGGAAACGGAGTTGGTTGTTCCAAGAGAGCGCTTTGTATCTTGAGTAGAGATCACCTAGGTCTGGCACCCGAAACTCGTTCGATGTAATTCCAAGCTCTCGGAAGTATTGTTCTGCAGGAATTGGTGTAAGGGCCAAAAGCCCATCTACGTGGGAGAATTCGAGATCCGAGGATGTTTCAAGACCATCGGACATCCCGCATCGGGCAAGTTGATAGCATCCACCCAGAGAAATCCAGGAGTAAGGAAGGCTAAGGCTAAACACCGCTACATCAAGAAATGCAGACAAGAGCCATATGGCTTCCTGTATCGCTCGAATTCTCCGATGAGCTTCAAGAAAGGCTAGCTTTGAAGAACGAAAAACCACCTCTATGGCAAAGGGATATGGAATGCCAGCTACGAGGTTGGTGTTTAGCATTCCCAGCCCAGTAGCGTCTTTCAAGTCACACGCGACAGGACGTAGCTGCAACCAGCCGGGAATTCTCGCGAAGCCTTTGGGTGGTCGGTAGGTGAATAGAATGGTTCTGGCGATCCGAGTCTGTTCCACCGCAACGTCTTCTGAAATCTTTGCTTTTAATCGTCCCCAGACATTGCTTGGAACTGCCACAGAACTGAGTCTATGGTTGGAGTTGAATTTTACCTCGGCAATCAAGCGATCATCAGTGCGCATCTCATAGACACGTTTCTTCTTTTGTGTGTAGCCGACATTCTCGGCAGATTGTATGGCTGCGATCACTTCGCCATCGTCAAGATTCAGCGCTCGAAGTTCGGAAAGGATTGGAATGAGCTGGGGCATGTTCGGCTATCCAGACCTCTGTGTGGTGAGTTCTAGCGTAGAACAACAGAAGAGTCCGTCAGGCGGAGAAGGATAATTCTTCTTTCCCTCTAACAACAACTGTTGCCGGCGCTGGGATTATTTCGTGGTGATCCTGGAGATCATTCATTGACAGAAGCACTGGGATGATTTCGACTACGCGTACCGACTAATGCGCATTTGCCCACCTGGAATGATGCCCGTGTCAGTCTGACTGCGGCCGTCGAGCGAGCACATTCTGATCGTGCGCGCTCCGGGAGCAAAAGACTGATGCGGGCGTCGTTCCAAGCCACTTTCTTGCGTGTGGGCGGCGCGAGCAAGGAGAGCGTCCCAGTCGCGCCTACTTCTTAAGGTTCAACAACAACGTCGACGAACGCCGGCGCCGAATCCGCCCCCTTTTTATCCGTCACCCGTAACTTAAACCGGTAAGTCCGTTTCTCTGACACGGCCGGTGCGAGGAATGAAGGCTCAGCGTTATCTACGTCCAGCAGAGCGATTTTGCTTCCGCGCACTTGGCTCCATGAATAGTACAGGGCCTCTCCTTCAGCATCGTGACTCTTCAGCCCATTCAGCTTGACCTTTGTTCCAGCCTTGACTGACCGGTTTGGGCCTGCATCTGCGACAGGAGGTTGATTCGGTTCTTCGTTCACCTCGACTGTGACATCGAGCGAAGCTTGCTTGCCGCGGTTGGTGACGGTAAGTGTGGTCTTTCCGTTGCCGACAATCTGAAGCAGACCACTGGAGAGGAGCTTAATGACATTTTGGTTTGAGGAGTGATAACTCGTACCGGTCGCCGGAGCACTGATCCGGCGGGTCACACCATCGGAGAACTCACCGACGACCGGCAAGTCGAAGACCTTACCCAGCGAATCGACATGGCCGAATGCGGAGGATTGCCCGGCGCGCCCGAGATGCAGGGGCTTATCCGTTTCAAAATCGATAGCAGTCAGGGAAGCAGCTGGTTCAATCTTCACCAGAATTTCATCAAAGATGGATCTCGTTCCCAACCGTCCTCGGGAGATTGCAGCCACTGCCAGCAACCGCATGGGACCGATCCCGTTCTTGGGGATCAGCAACGGACCGCCGAAGGGTGGGCGATGGTCGGACAAGCCGATCAGTGCCGCCGGCGCGACGATCGATCCCATAGCCGTCGCGTCATCCTGCTCGACCAAGGTGTCGTCCTGTTCGCCGTACCAATAGTAGCGGACCTGGACGATTCCTGAATCTTTGCCGAGGTCCACCTGCGCCGTGACGGTCTGTCCAGCCGTCAACTTGGCTCCCTCCGCCGGCTCTGTGATCTTGAAGGCGAGCGCCTGTTGCGCCGAAAGGGCAAGACACAAGGCAACGGTAAAAAGGCAACAGCTATGAGTCCACGCCTTACGCCTCACGTTTCACGCCTCACCGTTTTAAGTGGAATGGCACGTCTATCAGAATGACGCGATCTTTGAATAAGAGCGAGGCCTTGAGGAGGAGGGCCCTTTGGTTATGCAAGATTCCATGCCACCAGTGCGCCGGGAGAATTTCCGGGATCACGACGGTGACCCAGGTGTCCGGTTCCTTGTTCAAAAGATCCTCGACGTATTCGAGGAAGGAACTGAGCACGGAGCGGTACGGGCAGGGTAACACCGTCAACTGGACACCACAGCCCCACTGGGCCCACTGGATTTGGTTACGCGCCGTGGCCTCGGCATCCACATCCACGATCACTGCCCGAACCTCGCCTGTTCGACTACGGGCGTAATCGACCGCTCGTATGACCGATTGATTCACGCTATTGATGGGGATGACGACGATATTGCGTCGGGGTGGTGGTGGACGATGATCGCGTGTGAGCGCCACCTGTTCCGCAACGGCCTTGTAGTGAGAGCGGATGGAGAGGAACATCCAGACCAATAGGGCGATGAGGACAAAGACGATCCAGGCGCCGTGGGTAAATTTAGTGGTGGCAAGGATGAGGGTCGCGATGCCGGTTGTAATAGCGCCTAGGCCGTTCACAATCAGTTTCGTTTGCCAATGGGCCCCCTTCTTGCTCAGCCATCTGCGCACCATGCCGGACTGGGACAACGTGAAGGAGATGAACACGCCGACTGCATAGAGCGGGATCAAGGCGTGTGGATCGCCGTGAAAGAGGATCAGGAGGAAACAGGCAAAAACCCCAAGGATGATGATCCCGTTTGAGAACACCAAGCGGTCGCCGAATGACGCCATCTGGCGGGGCATATAGCCGTCGCGCGCCAGGATGGAAGCGAGATGGGGGAAGCCGGCAAAGGCGCTGTTGGCGGCAAGGATTAACAGCAGCATTGT
Encoded here:
- a CDS encoding RNA-binding transcriptional accessory protein produces the protein MNSPTTQPVSDAAQLKIVPLIAKELGVGPDQVKAAVALLDEGSTVPFIARYRKEATGNLDDTHLRTLEERLLYLRDLELRRAAILASIEEQGKLTDALRGTIEAATTKQTLEDLYLPYKPKRRTRAQIAREAGLEPLAEALFADPTLDPEQEAMKYLNVKPAAEGVEAINVPDAKSALDGARDILIERFAETAELLAKLRARLWEQGVVTSTVMKDKESAHEEKFRDYYAYSETIRTIPSHRALALFRGRTLGVLKLDLNLGEALEAVVPHPCIAMIAAHVGIEDRGRLADQWLMGVCDWAWRVKIHLQLSVELLLQLREAAETEAIKIFGRNLHELLLAAPAGPKAVLGLDPGIRTGCKVAVVDATGKLLETTTIYPFQPRNDRQGSLATVARLVVQHGVELISIGNGTGSRETDKLAVEAINMVAVLKPEHKVAKIVVSEAGASVYSASAFAAAEFPDLDVSLRGAVSIARRLQDPLAELVKIDPKAIGVGQYQHDVNQRALARSLDATVEDCVNAVGVDVNRASTPLLERVSGLNKALAKNIVEYRDVNGPFPNRTTLRKVPRMGDKTFEQAAGFLRINDGDNPLDRSSVHPEAYPVVERILARVNKGIVDVMGQPVILNGLSPADFIDEKFGVPTVKDILAELEKPGRDPRPEFKTATFQDGIESLTDLHPGMVLEGVVTNVAAFGAFVDVGVHQDGLVHVSALADKFIKDPHDVVKPGQIVKVKVLEVDVKRQRISLTMRLDEVPPRVPAVSRASVEASAGAAGKQRHGRVSAPQHGSDREPQPIGTMAMAMALARAKQKK
- a CDS encoding fibronectin type III domain-containing protein, giving the protein MTSLIGRFIFCMSLALPLVSCSGGGSNEPAGSTPASIATASAQFQWDPNPETDLAGYKIYQGTASGQYGAPIATLPTSSTSYEADGLQKGSTYFFVVTAYDTSGNEGPLSAELSIPIP
- a CDS encoding ribbon-helix-helix protein, CopG family — protein: MATLTISLSDEEMRRMEELSKREGLTVEQMVRLCIHDFIGQPDDTFHAAAKRVIEKNAELYRRLS
- a CDS encoding type II toxin-antitoxin system VapC family toxin — translated: MKRLFADTVYWIALTNSFDQYHTRAVEISEALSPCRLFTTDLVLIEFLNALADNGLHIRAAAVQMVEAIMNNPQVTVVPMNRRTFIRSLALYKARPDKGYSLTDCSSMLLMRERRLSEALTTDRHFEQEGFVALLRTHARRHPTDEP
- a CDS encoding DNA-binding protein, which gives rise to MATLTISLSDEEMRRLEALGKHEGLTVEQMVRLGIHDFIGQPDDAFHAAAKRVMEKNAELYRRLS
- a CDS encoding APC family permease, with the protein product MPLKRWLVGDPLKSVQAAQERLSKTLALAVFSSNAISSVAYATEEILLVLVLAGTAAIAWSIPVSLAILSLIVILTISYRQIIYAYPEGGGAYIVARTNLGERPALIAAGALIIDYVLTVAVSVAAGISALTSAVPSLFEHREALALAATVFIIIMNLRGLRESGKFFAIPVYFAIGTLGVMVVIGAIHALFGQGVSVSPDHQMAVEELTLFLILRSFAAGCSAVTGMEVISNGVKTFRRPESENASTTMIHMSLILAGLFMGITFLASHHGILPKPDETVVSQLARLTFGTGALYYALQIGTMLLLILAANSAFAGFPHLASILARDGYMPRQMASFGDRLVFSNGIIILGVFACFLLILFHGDPHALIPLYAVGVFISFTLSQSGMVRRWLSKKGAHWQTKLIVNGLGAITTGIATLILATTKFTHGAWIVFVLIALLVWMFLSIRSHYKAVAEQVALTRDHRPPPPRRNIVVIPINSVNQSVIRAVDYARSRTGEVRAVIVDVDAEATARNQIQWAQWGCGVQLTVLPCPYRSVLSSFLEYVEDLLNKEPDTWVTVVIPEILPAHWWHGILHNQRALLLKASLLFKDRVILIDVPFHLKR